In one window of Nothobranchius furzeri strain GRZ-AD chromosome 11, NfurGRZ-RIMD1, whole genome shotgun sequence DNA:
- the LOC107372578 gene encoding complement factor H-related protein 1-like isoform X1, which translates to MLAKCLVFALLLWIPAELHAQSPLQSCSAPTLGNGYFLPVKDSFAPETHISYSCDNGYKPAAEGWWATSTCRNAEWSPGPQCIEKAACLPPKIPNSKSFEKPKRWYENGEKIEINCNSGYVHAAMEDNVAVCTSGVWSVPVCQRSPDSCGEPPYVPNMVIINQKQQETFAVQSTVEYQCKDGYSTEAGTTARSTCIEGEWTQPQTCRLHDNSGSRGGNTKHVSVTIDNCGTPPEVPNSVRENRLKTVTYTCVSYYKLVGRETVECYSDGSWSKAPTCKEDFCEINTAEHPDLKNVGNTFVENGETLELECTDVWKFKNYVQVQCIDGELRRTKCCNRAQIMSGNCKIIENAAASMDTSENR; encoded by the exons ATGTTGGCGAAGTGTCTCGTATTTGCTCTTCTGCTCTGGATTCCTGCAGAGCTGCATG CACAGAGCCCCTTGCAGTCTTGCAGCGCTCCCACACTGGGGAACGGTTATTTTCTCCCTGTGAAAGACTCATTTGCTCCTGAAACACACATCTCTTACTCCTGTGATAATGGATATAAACCTGCAGCGGAGGGCTGGTGGGCCACAAGTACATGTAGAAATGCTGAATGGTCTCCTGGTCCACAGTGTATAG AGAAAGCCGCCTGCCTTCCACCAAAAATTCCCAATTCCAAGTCCTTTGAAAAGCCAAAGCGCTGGTATGAGAATGGTGAAAAGATAGAAATAAACTGTAATAGTGGATACGTACACGCAGCCATGGAAGACAATGTAGCTGTGTGTACAAGTGGAGTGTGGTCTGTTCCAGTCTGTCAGA GAAGTCCTGATTCATGCGGTGAGCCACCCTACGTCCCCAACATGGTCATCATTAATCAGAAACAGCAGGAGACGTTTGCTGTCCAATCAACAGTGGAGTATCAGTGTAAGGACGGATATTCTACAGAAGCAGGAACGACAGCCAGATCCACCTGTATTGAAGGAGAGTGGACCCAACCCCAAACGTGCA GACTTCATGACAACTCCGGCTCACGGGGAGGGAACACTAAACATGTTTCAGTAACAA TTGACAATTGTGGAACCCCTCCTGAAGTTCCAAACAGTGTTAGAGAAAATAGATTGAAGACTGTGACGTACACGTGTGTGAGCTATTATAAGTTAGTGGGACGAGAGACTGTGGAGTGTTACAGTGATGGCTCTTGGTCTAAAGCCCCCACCTGCAAAG AGGACTTCTGTGAAATAAACACTGCGGAGCATCCTGACTTAAAAAATGTTGGGAATACATTTGTAGAAAATGGAGAGACACTGGAGCTGGAGTGTACAGATGTGTGGAAATTTAAAAATTATGTACAGGTCCAGTGTATTGATGGAGAACTGCGCAGGACCAAAT GTTGTAACAGAGCCCAAATCATGTCG GGTAATTGCAAGATTATAGAAAATGCTGCTGCCTCCATGGACACCAGTGAAAACCGATGA
- the LOC107372578 gene encoding complement factor H-related protein 2-like isoform X2 produces MLAKCLVFALLLWIPAELHAQSPLQSCSAPTLGNGYFLPVKDSFAPETHISYSCDNGYKPAAEGWWATSTCRNAEWSPGPQCIEKAACLPPKIPNSKSFEKPKRWYENGEKIEINCNSGYVHAAMEDNVAVCTSGVWSVPVCQRSPDSCGEPPYVPNMVIINQKQQETFAVQSTVEYQCKDGYSTEAGTTARSTCIEGEWTQPQTCRLHDNSGSRGGNTKHVSVTKDFCEINTAEHPDLKNVGNTFVENGETLELECTDVWKFKNYVQVQCIDGELRRTKCCNRAQIMSGNCKIIENAAASMDTSENR; encoded by the exons ATGTTGGCGAAGTGTCTCGTATTTGCTCTTCTGCTCTGGATTCCTGCAGAGCTGCATG CACAGAGCCCCTTGCAGTCTTGCAGCGCTCCCACACTGGGGAACGGTTATTTTCTCCCTGTGAAAGACTCATTTGCTCCTGAAACACACATCTCTTACTCCTGTGATAATGGATATAAACCTGCAGCGGAGGGCTGGTGGGCCACAAGTACATGTAGAAATGCTGAATGGTCTCCTGGTCCACAGTGTATAG AGAAAGCCGCCTGCCTTCCACCAAAAATTCCCAATTCCAAGTCCTTTGAAAAGCCAAAGCGCTGGTATGAGAATGGTGAAAAGATAGAAATAAACTGTAATAGTGGATACGTACACGCAGCCATGGAAGACAATGTAGCTGTGTGTACAAGTGGAGTGTGGTCTGTTCCAGTCTGTCAGA GAAGTCCTGATTCATGCGGTGAGCCACCCTACGTCCCCAACATGGTCATCATTAATCAGAAACAGCAGGAGACGTTTGCTGTCCAATCAACAGTGGAGTATCAGTGTAAGGACGGATATTCTACAGAAGCAGGAACGACAGCCAGATCCACCTGTATTGAAGGAGAGTGGACCCAACCCCAAACGTGCA GACTTCATGACAACTCCGGCTCACGGGGAGGGAACACTAAACATGTTTCAGTAACAA AGGACTTCTGTGAAATAAACACTGCGGAGCATCCTGACTTAAAAAATGTTGGGAATACATTTGTAGAAAATGGAGAGACACTGGAGCTGGAGTGTACAGATGTGTGGAAATTTAAAAATTATGTACAGGTCCAGTGTATTGATGGAGAACTGCGCAGGACCAAAT GTTGTAACAGAGCCCAAATCATGTCG GGTAATTGCAAGATTATAGAAAATGCTGCTGCCTCCATGGACACCAGTGAAAACCGATGA